In a genomic window of Pseudomonas oryzihabitans:
- a CDS encoding HPP family protein, protein MSQEPVTPPPSLMNRLGQGLRAFWPAPLPIDARERLRASLGAGLGILLAALLAAWWLEGQPVHQHGALALALVAPLGASAVLVFALPSSPLAQPWSVVGGNTLSALIGIACAQWLPEANLAAAVAVALAIAAMFALRCLHPPGGASALLMVLIGAHDFSYAWSPVALDSLLLVVAGLVYNNLTRRPWPHVPRPAEPSGETRLQRADLDAVLARYNQVLDISRDDLAELLEQVEARAYQRKMGELRCADVMSREPVVARAEMPLQEAWALMRARRIKALPVTDRQGHLLGIVTVADFMRQIDLDVHEGLGWRLRSLVRPRARQGERTVGRIMTRTVRVASADRLLIDLVPVFSENGHRHIPIIDGSRRLVGIITQSDLIRALYQAVRA, encoded by the coding sequence ATGTCCCAGGAACCGGTCACGCCGCCCCCGTCCCTCATGAACCGCCTCGGCCAAGGCCTGCGCGCCTTCTGGCCGGCGCCGCTGCCCATCGACGCCCGCGAACGACTGCGCGCCAGCCTCGGTGCCGGGCTCGGCATCCTGCTCGCCGCGCTGCTGGCAGCCTGGTGGCTGGAAGGCCAACCGGTGCACCAGCACGGCGCCCTGGCCCTGGCGCTGGTGGCCCCCCTGGGCGCCAGTGCCGTGCTGGTGTTCGCCCTGCCCTCCAGCCCCCTGGCGCAGCCCTGGTCGGTGGTGGGTGGCAATACCCTGTCGGCGCTGATCGGCATCGCCTGCGCCCAGTGGCTACCCGAGGCCAACCTGGCCGCCGCCGTGGCGGTCGCCCTGGCCATCGCCGCCATGTTCGCCCTGCGCTGCCTGCATCCACCGGGCGGTGCCTCGGCGCTGTTGATGGTGCTCATCGGCGCCCACGACTTCAGCTATGCCTGGAGCCCGGTGGCGCTGGATTCGCTGCTGCTGGTGGTCGCCGGCCTGGTCTACAACAATCTCACCCGGCGCCCCTGGCCCCATGTCCCGCGCCCGGCCGAACCGAGCGGCGAAACCCGCCTGCAACGCGCCGACCTGGACGCGGTGCTGGCACGCTACAACCAGGTGCTGGACATCAGTCGCGACGACCTCGCCGAGCTGCTGGAGCAGGTGGAAGCCCGCGCCTACCAGCGCAAGATGGGCGAATTGCGCTGTGCCGATGTGATGAGTCGCGAACCGGTGGTGGCCCGCGCCGAGATGCCCCTGCAGGAAGCCTGGGCGCTGATGCGCGCGCGGCGCATCAAGGCGCTGCCGGTCACCGATCGCCAGGGCCATCTGCTGGGCATCGTCACCGTGGCCGACTTCATGCGGCAGATCGACCTGGATGTGCACGAGGGCCTCGGTTGGCGGCTGCGCTCCCTGGTTCGCCCGCGGGCGCGCCAGGGCGAGCGCACGGTCGGCCGGATCATGACCCGCACCGTAAGGGTGGCCAGCGCCGACCGCCTGTTGATCGACCTGGTGCCGGTGTTCTCCGAAAACGGCCACCGGCACATCCCCATCATCGACGGCTCGCGCCGGCTCGTCGGCATCATCACCCAGTCGGACCTGATCCGCGCGCTGTACCAGGCGGTACGCGCCTGA
- a CDS encoding DUF4398 domain-containing protein, producing MKTGFSRAFPFSAPRALLASLVLGGGLLLAGCAGNPPTAQMAVTQSAVNEAVSSGGNQYAPIETKSAQDKWTQAQTALSNEKYAEAKQLAEQAEWDARLATRKTQAAKAEAALKDAQNSIQQIREEGQINLQLQQNLQKKVQQ from the coding sequence ATGAAAACCGGTTTCTCTCGCGCCTTTCCGTTCTCCGCGCCACGCGCGCTGCTCGCCAGCCTGGTCCTGGGCGGCGGCCTGCTGCTGGCGGGTTGCGCCGGCAATCCACCGACCGCGCAGATGGCCGTGACCCAGTCCGCCGTCAACGAAGCCGTCAGCTCCGGTGGCAACCAGTACGCCCCCATCGAGACCAAGTCGGCCCAGGACAAGTGGACCCAGGCCCAGACCGCCCTCTCCAACGAGAAGTACGCCGAAGCCAAGCAACTGGCCGAGCAGGCCGAGTGGGACGCCCGCCTGGCCACCCGCAAGACCCAGGCGGCCAAGGCCGAGGCGGCGCTCAAGGATGCGCAGAACAGCATCCAGCAGATTCGCGAGGAAGGTCAGATCAACCTCCAACTGCAACAGAACCTACAGAAAAAAGTGCAGCAGTAA
- a CDS encoding zinc-dependent alcohol dehydrogenase family protein encodes MNAIRLRKPGGLDHLEWTDLPDPGEPGPGEIRVRIHASSLNFHDLGVVLGKMPAADGRIPMSDGAGVVEAVGAGVSEFAVGDAVVSTFFPHWLDGEPPIDDFSTTPGDGVDGFACEVVVRPATAFTRAPKGYSHAEAATLTTAGLTAWRALVVDGGLKAGDTVLVLGTGGVSIFALQIAKAMGATVIATSSSDEKLQRAYALGADHLINYREEPEWGAKVQAITGGRGADIVVEVGGPATLAQSIQAARIHGHLALIGVLTGIEGQIPTANLMRRHQRLQGLIVGSRRHQQDMIRALESTGIKPVIDRSYPLREIAQAFAFQKDGSHFGKIVLDI; translated from the coding sequence ATGAATGCCATCCGCCTGCGCAAACCCGGTGGCCTCGATCACCTGGAATGGACCGACCTGCCCGATCCCGGCGAGCCGGGGCCCGGGGAGATCCGCGTTCGTATCCATGCCAGCTCGCTGAACTTCCACGATCTGGGCGTGGTGCTCGGCAAGATGCCGGCTGCCGATGGCCGCATCCCCATGTCCGATGGTGCCGGGGTGGTCGAGGCCGTCGGGGCGGGCGTCAGCGAATTCGCCGTGGGTGACGCCGTGGTATCCACCTTCTTTCCGCACTGGCTGGACGGTGAGCCGCCCATCGACGACTTCTCCACCACCCCCGGCGATGGCGTCGACGGCTTCGCCTGCGAGGTGGTGGTACGGCCGGCCACGGCCTTCACCCGGGCGCCCAAGGGCTACAGCCACGCCGAGGCGGCTACCTTGACCACCGCCGGTCTCACCGCCTGGCGGGCCCTGGTGGTGGATGGCGGCCTCAAGGCTGGCGACACTGTGCTGGTGCTGGGGACCGGTGGCGTCTCCATCTTCGCCCTGCAGATCGCCAAGGCCATGGGCGCCACGGTGATCGCCACCTCCTCTTCGGACGAGAAGCTGCAACGCGCCTACGCCCTGGGTGCCGATCACCTGATCAACTACCGCGAAGAGCCGGAATGGGGTGCCAAGGTACAGGCCATCACCGGCGGGCGCGGGGCGGACATCGTGGTGGAGGTCGGCGGACCGGCGACCCTGGCACAATCGATCCAGGCTGCGCGCATCCATGGCCATCTGGCACTGATCGGCGTCCTTACCGGTATCGAAGGCCAGATTCCCACCGCGAACCTGATGCGCCGTCACCAGCGCTTGCAGGGCCTGATCGTCGGTAGCAGGCGCCACCAGCAGGACATGATCCGGGCGCTGGAGAGCACGGGAATTAAGCCGGTCATCGACCGTAGCTACCCCCTGCGCGAGATCGCCCAGGCCTTCGCCTTCCAGAAGGATGGCAGCCACTTCGGCAAGATCGTGCTAGATATCTGA
- a CDS encoding response regulator, which produces MTSPTALPYAVVIEDNALLAELLGQHLEERLGWTCVRFDNADDALVELLQRKQAPALLITDHLMPGQLRGGELAQMLIQRWPQLPLVITSGYGYEITTALPPQVIFLQKPWTLDEVDAAVRLAQARQGQA; this is translated from the coding sequence ATGACCTCGCCCACCGCTCTACCCTATGCCGTCGTCATCGAAGACAACGCCCTGTTGGCCGAACTGCTCGGCCAGCATCTCGAAGAGCGGCTGGGTTGGACCTGCGTCCGTTTCGACAATGCCGACGACGCCTTGGTGGAGCTGCTGCAACGAAAGCAAGCACCTGCCCTGCTGATCACCGATCACCTGATGCCCGGACAGCTGCGCGGCGGTGAATTGGCGCAGATGTTGATCCAGCGCTGGCCCCAACTGCCCCTGGTGATCACCTCGGGCTATGGCTATGAAATAACCACGGCGTTGCCGCCCCAGGTGATCTTCCTGCAGAAACCCTGGACGCTGGATGAAGTGGATGCGGCGGTGCGCCTAGCCCAGGCGCGGCAAGGGCAGGCTTAG
- a CDS encoding response regulator translates to MTDVVSPATVTTVLVVEDDAVLRSLATEVFEMEGYAVQSFDSADAAWAWLEQDPSPPDLLFTDVRMPGRLDGLALAKQVRQRFAQLPILVSSGYTGQQYAEREERALFLPKPWSIDQLLAACSKLGL, encoded by the coding sequence ATGACCGATGTAGTTTCTCCCGCCACCGTTACTACCGTGCTGGTCGTCGAGGACGATGCCGTGCTGCGTTCCCTGGCGACGGAGGTGTTCGAGATGGAAGGTTACGCCGTCCAATCCTTCGACTCCGCCGATGCCGCTTGGGCCTGGCTCGAGCAGGACCCGTCACCGCCCGATCTGCTTTTCACCGACGTGCGCATGCCCGGTCGGCTGGATGGCCTGGCCCTGGCCAAACAGGTACGCCAGCGTTTCGCGCAACTGCCCATCCTGGTGTCGTCCGGCTATACCGGGCAGCAGTATGCCGAACGCGAGGAACGTGCGCTGTTCCTGCCCAAGCCCTGGAGCATCGATCAGTTGCTGGCGGCCTGCAGCAAGCTCGGCCTCTAG